The Populus alba chromosome 13, ASM523922v2, whole genome shotgun sequence genome contains the following window.
CATGAATCATCAGATTCTCAATGTCACCTTTAAGCCAGCAGATAGGCCTGATGCTTTTGCTTTTATCAACGCCATAGAGCTGGTTCCAATGACTGACCTCTTTGGTTCGGGGACAATGGTGGGGTTTTCTGACCAAAATTTTGACGCGGTGAGTGCAAATTTGGAGACAATGTATAGATTGAATGTAGCAGGGCAGTATATTTCACCCACTAAAGACTCCGGTAATCTTACAAGAACCTGGTATAATGACGCGCCTTATTTGTTTGGTGCGGCAACTGGCGTTAACTTGCAGACTAATGAAAGTTTTAAAGTCCAGTACGGAGAACTGACAGAGTCTGTAGCACCTCCTGATGTTTACAGAACGGCGAGAGGCATGGGATATCACAAGGACCTCAACTTGGCTTTCAACTTGACATGGCTGTTTCAGGCAGATGCCAATTTCACGTATGTTGTGAGGCTGCATTTCTGTGAGTTCCAATTAACTAAAGTCAACCAGAAAGTCTTCAACATATACATCAACAATCAAACTGCCCAGGTTGAGCCTAATGCAGCTGATATTATCGGGTGGACAGGAGAAATCGGAGTGCCAACATATAAAGACTACGCAGTTTTTGTGAAGGACAGGCCAGGCGATGAAGAAATTCGGGTGGACTTGCACCCAGCAACCTATTCGAAGCCTGAGTTTTATGATGCAACAATCAATGGAATAGAGGTATTCAAGATGAGTGATAGGGACAATAACTTGGCGGGACCTAACCCTGTGTTGTCAGAGATGCAAGCTCAACATATAGCTAAAGCTAGCAACAAGAAATTTCAGAAAGATCACAAAACATTAACGATTGTAGGAACTGCTGGTGGAGTTGGCTTCTTTTTTGTTGCTGCGGCTTGCATTGCTGCTTATAGAAGGAAGAAGATAATTCCTGGCTTTGATTCACATACATCTAGCTGGCTACCAGTCTATGGAAACTCCCACACTGGTACCAAATCAACTATCTCTGGCAAGAGTACTCAAAGCAGTCACCTCTCTTCACTGGCTCAAGGTCTTTGTCGCCATTTCACGCTTCCAGAGATACTAAGGGCAACCAAAAATTTTGATGATTCTAATGTCATTGGTGTTGGAGGCTTCGGGAAAGTGTACAAAGGTGTTATTGATCGAACAACCAAAGTGGCCATCAAAAGATCAAACCCGCAATCAGAACAGGGAGTTAATGAGTTCATGACTGAGATTGAGATGCTTTCGAAGTTGAGACACAAGCATTTGGTCTCGTTGATTGGTTTCTGCGATGAAGATGGTGAGATGTGCCTGGTTTATGACTACATGGCACTTGGGACGATGAGGGAGCATCTTTACAATACCAAGAAACCTCGTCTGTCATGGAAGCAAAGGTTGGAGGTTTGCGTTGGAGCAGCAAGGGGACTTCACTACCTTCACACAGGGGCTAAGTACACAATCATTCACAGGGATGTCAAGAGCACAAACATTCTGTTGGACGAGAATTGGGTTGCCAAGGTTTCAGATTTCGGGCTCTCAAAAACCGGTCCTGACATGGACAAGGGCCATGTTAGTACTGTGGTCAAGGGCAGCTTCGGCTACTTGGATCCTGAATACTTCAGGAGGCAACAACTAACTGAAAAGTCTGACGTCTACTCGTTTGGAGTTGTCCTTTTCGAGGCTCTATGTGGAAGGCCTGCCCTCAATCCGAACCTACCGAAGGAACAAGTTAGTCTCGCTGACTGGGCTCTTCATTGTCAAAGAAAAGGAATTATTGAGGACATCATTGATCCTCACGTCAAGGGAAAAATCACCACTGAATGCCTGAAGAAGTTCGCAGATACAGCTGAGAAATGCTTGGCTGAATCAGGACCCGACCGCCCTAACATGGGTGATGTCCTATGGAATCTTGAATTGTCCCTCCAGCTGCAGGACAGCCCTGAAGGTTCAAAGCGTAGCTCAGAAGGTGAGGGAAGTGAAACTTCTGAAGAGAGTGTAAGAAACCGCAACTTGGAAATGCATTATAGCAATCTCAGCCTCGGAAGCAATAGTGAAAAGACTGCAGAATCAGATGACTCTGTGGAAATCTTCTCTCAGATTGTCAATCCAAAAGGGAGATGAAGATAACATTGCTGGTAATAGCTCTGCTACCCGGGATCAATTGAGGCCATGAAACTCAAGCATATAAAACAAGTTTTCTTGGACATAATCATCTATTTGTTGCGATTTATTAGTATTACATAATGGTGAGGCCTGTTTAAATTCATAGCACTTGTACTCTACAGACAGGATGAACACACAGCCAAGTCCATCATGCCTGCTACTCTATGGTTTTCTCAATCTATGATTTCACTTGTGCGTTAAAGATGTATTATCTCATAGaagattttgaatcttttttcagCTTTTTCTTTGCTTGAATTCTGCTTCATATCAATGTTAGTGAAATATTTGTTATAATAACCTTGAAGCATACAATATGATAGGTCATGCAATGCCAAGCGAAGGAGAAAGAAAGATTTTCCTGGGAATTTCTTTGTTCTGATATATGTTCTTCCGGCCACTTTGTCTTTCATTATAACAAGAAGatttctcatttattttcttcttgatcTTGGCCGTGTCTGCTGTTGTGGGGTTGAACATCCTATGTGTAGGAAAGGGCAAGTCAGGAATTTTTTCTATcttgaattattaaataaatatttaaattttttaaaattaattattaacttatgtacatgaattttttaaaattaatagtaaagttttaatttaaatatactatctaaaatattaaaaaataaattttaaaatacataaaattaaagtaaaagtaaaactaAATCCACTATTGAAGTTATATTCTTCGAtgttttgtggaatataattcatctataatcgaaTCTGAATCAATATTATAACAATCTCTCAGccgggataaaataacaatctcatgtcaactgaaaaacaaaataattaaattttttttctctctcaattcctCTTTCCTTCACTTAATTCTTCCttaaattagtgttttataagttggactttgtaaatttacaaggttattctcttattttttttatttttccctttcttttctttgtctctctcttgtctttttttttttctttttctattctgcttctgcccagtcggcaacatataaaaagaagaaagagttgatttgttttattttttaatggcaaataatcattttacccttaatgagtcgttttgtttttatttgacggtctttttttttgttagcactatCAAGCTCCattcattctaaaattttaaccggattttattcaatatattttaagatctctcataaaatttcagcttaATCAGATGGTTGGATTGAATATCATGaccaataacgtaaaactggttaaattgtgatttttcatcaaatttctgaattttttcaaatattctgAAATTTTGATCCAAGTtaaagcatcatattagaaggctccacataaatttttagaattttttaataactcaatcgagaattataaagttttttatataaaattagtcaaaaaatattgataaaatcttaaccTAAATTATAGCTCACCCAAACCTTTACCATGCATCTACCATTGTTTATATGGATGTCGTGTTCAAAACTTgcttgaagtatttttttaaaaaatattaaagctcGGATTGCCATTTTTTCGCTTGTTGtttacatatttattaattttgaatcatttgatgattgttttaaTGAGTCTTTAATCACATGAGAGCTAAttcatttttctcttgtttcttcATGGAATATATACAagtcaaattcaattcaaatgatTTGTGATAAATTTTACTCAAACAACTAGCTAACTAAGGTCTAAATTATGTATGATATCTTATAATATATTACATgaaattatttagttttaacATGGTGGatttttttccatcttctctttgttttctttattattattttgtaatgaaattattatgcttttttaaaaacacatgatttcatcaagataaaaggaaaatatagaaaattagtttaaattatattaatgaaaaattagttttctTCCATGTCAaaataaaacctttaaaaatatgtatttttaacttctaataacatataatttatactttaaaaaaaaatacacataaaaaaactcaaaccacAGCTCAATCTCAAacactctttctttttatgagtatttgaaaatattattatacccgtatttttaaaaattttattttttatttttattaatttttttttatgttttggattattttaatacgctgattttaaaaataatttttttaaaataaaaaatatcattttaatacatttcaacattaaaaatgttttaaaaaacaaccacgaCCAAATTATTCATATATTACACAACTAGTGCCATTTCATCAATCAAACTTTGCATTCGAtttaatctcaaaataaaaaaataataataataatcgagCATTGATTTGTAAAACATTTCAGGGACCCACTTTTTGGTAGTCATATGATTAATCTTATCTGCTGActatgtttcattaaataaaatcttgatattGCTTGCATCCACCGAAGTCGTAGTTGCGTATTGGGTTCTTGTAGAAttgaattttctattttatttatttactcgAGAGAGATGGATTCTTCCATATTTCTAGTAGATGAATAATTTAGTTGATATTTATGAGTGATTAGAAGTATAgctgacaattattttttaaattaatttttatttaaaaatatattataataatatttttattctttaaaattatttttaatattaatatattaaaataatctaaaaatataaaaataataaatttaaatttttataaaatacagttaagaatataattataaaacatgttttagtcatataatttaactatttaatAGGTGATCTAGTGGTAAGAACATGTGGTTTTAAGTTTGAATCTTGTAAttgtaaatataataataactaaaatattatattattgttaattttaaaatccatagaattagttaaaaatatatataaactgacattaacatttcattaataaaaagaataataaaaaaaaataactggtAGCGCATTATGTCACTTAAAACGAACTCAAATCCTAGAATAATCAGTGAatagtttaataataatttgagaTGACCTCACTATTAGACAATTTTTATGAAATGACCTGGGAATACTATTTATTGATAAATGTCACACCTAAATATTAAACAGTTTTACTTACAAGTCAATAATGCTCAGAGACGTCAGcaataacaatttatttttatattttaaaagtattttaaaaaaaattaaagtttttatttttttattttaaattattatttttatattttcagatttgatatggtaatattaaaaaaaattaaaaaaaattttaaatatatatatatatattattttaaaactaaaaatactttaaaaaatatccctATAAGCATGCAGTTAATGGAACTGTTGagtgtttttaaaacaaaagtaaGCTTATCATctactcttttttgttttgtcagTGTTCAGTGGAGGGTATCGTTAAAGGCTGCATAGATTtccaaattattaacaaacaatTGGACATATATAATATCAATGATGAACCTATTTGGAataaatcaattctttttagGTTTGATGGGGTCATTAGGACATGCTTATCAACTGTCACACTACTACCAGTGCTGCCTAATCTTAATGTATATTACAGTGTGTTTTTAGAGACTTCGctgttataatttaaaatattttttattaaaaatattttaaaataatattttatattttttaaaaatatattttaatatcaactattaaaataattaaaaaattaattttaaatttataaaaatttaaaattttaaaaaagaaccacatttgaaaataacttatttggTATCCTCGTAGTGTTGAAAGAACCTTAAACACTGTTGAAGTAATGATAAACTACAAAGAGAGGTGTGTTCATAAGAATCTAATTCAATTGTCTTAGCTTATGCCCTCGAGAGCTGTAAGGTACTGGATGGATGCCAAATATAAGCTCCTAAGATTATAAATGAagtaggaaaaagaaaacaaggaaaaagaaatgcaagctcaatttttttttttttaatttttaacattaatatctcaaattaactagaaaatactaaaaatattaatttaatattttttccagtcaaatatacatttaaaacatatttaaatgcaaaaacaaactatGCCAACCTTgaataaattagaaaacactaaaaatattaatttaataattgttttcaaataaaatatacattttaaatgcattcaaatataaaaacaaatagtacCAATCTCGAATCAATGAGGAAgagctaaaaatattaattttttttttttttcaaatcaaatacacATTCAAAACATATTcaagtacaaaaacaaatggtACCAACCACAAATCCATCAGGaagcacaaaaaatattaatttaatatttttttaaaatcaagtacACATTTAAAgcatattcaattaaaaaaaacaaacatcccCAAAGAAAAATTGGGGAAGAGGGTTTGGTCAAGCTAGTTAAAGAAGCATGATCTTGGCTGCTTTCCTATTTCTTTAAGACACCACATGTAGGTAGTAGTTGAGGATAGCCATGGTTGAAAATATCACTTCCCCTTTGGAGAaggatatataaatatatatatatatatatatatatatatatatatatatatatatatatatcataatggTTAATGGTCAAGtatgataaatttaattaatccaaccATTATTATAATCTTCGAGTTTTGACTTTTGTGGCAAGTTGATTTATTTGAATTGATAGTTACCattgataattataattataaaaggaGTGTCTATATCAAGACTCAAAATCTAATTACCATTTCGTAAATTCCAAGAGTTTAAACCGGGAATCGTGAGGTGCTTCACTAGCTAGCTAGGTGTAGGATTGCCAGCGAGGAGCCTAGCCATGCCCTAAACCTAGGTGGGGCTTCGGGAAAATAAGAAGGAAAACATAAGTCAAGATAATTATAATgtctcctttttatttatattttaagggTTAATTTTCAGAGAAGTCAATTTTACTTGGTTTAATTGACAACCTCATACTTATCTAGAAGaccattttctatttttgagAGAGAGGTGTTGTTTAATTGgttttgaataataaatttttttattatataaatttttagtaatcttgaaatgaaattaataattttaaaatttttaataattttaaaatttataaaatttaaattaataatttttaaaaaataaatttagagtgGACTAATTGAGGTACaaacattaaacttttttttataaaacaagcaGAGCCCTCCTTTTGTGTTTGTAAATAATTATGGTACCTCAAAAGAATAATCATTTACCTTCCATTATCGAAGGTGGAGAAATGGTGATAGCTTCTAgaagataattattatttttttaaaatattgttttgttataaaatataaaaaaatattttaaataaaaaaataaattttaaccacCCTCTTTTTATACCGCTAttccaaataaaatttcattacaTCTTATTGGCTATGTAAAGGGAATAAAGAATTTCTGTTCAGGTCAACGATGTCCTGATTGGCCCCCACCACAGACCACtatacattttttaatattttttttataactttaacaGTTTACggaagaaagacaacaaaaggGAGGCACCAATCGAAACGATTGGGACAAGTGTCTTTCCCATATCCACGTGGCACAATCTTGGACGTCTATCTCCCAGTGGCTATCTTGGGATGTATGTATGTACTGTCCACAGTGGACTTCTGGGTCCACCTTTGGCAGACATTTTGACAAAGAGAAAGAGGTAAACCTATGAATTGATAGcccaagaaaaaaactaaaagtaaattataaaaaataatcccatCGTAGAAAGGAAGTGAAATTTCTTATTAGAGAAATACGATGACGTtggagaaaaatacaaaaaaaaggaagaataaattattttttagtccctatatttttttaaaaactaataatcaGTCTCTTTAGTTTCCATAATCATAGATCAATCCTTTAACCCTAAATTTACTAATAAAtagataatcttttaatttttacctAAGATAACGTGCTatgtaaataattttgaataaaaaaaaatcacagatgAAAATCTTTGAAGcaacctcataaaaaattatatattttttatttatttctatgtttACTTCCACCTACATCATCTTCGGTCTCGAAAGATCTCGCAACTTCCTCACCTCCCCCTGTATCTTTGGTCTCTTCTCTTTGCCTCtagtataaatataatgatGTAACCTCTCTTCTTCGTAAGTTTCTTCCTAAGCTTTATTTACTGTTAGAGATACTCCTCCAAGGGATAATAAAACTTAAGTTCGTCttcatctttaattttcatctaataaagaataataaattatatcttgtttctttgttatttgttaAGGTTCGCAATAACCTTAAACAATTCCTTTCTAAAATGGTATGTGTGGATTTTGTGTGGTATGTTACGATATACAtgtttttgtaagttttttttttatgttttgtttttgcatctatagttttttttttttttatgcttttcctttttgttcaaATGACTTCTGTTTTATATATCACAAAAGAACTGCATCAATTATATACTTGTTCCTTTATAATATAaatgagaaatttatttttccattttatacATACATGATTAGCTATACTGGGTTGTTTTCACTTTTCATAATATACTtggaaaatattcaaaaagaATCCATTTTCAGTACACATTTACGTGCCTTATTCCACAActttatcttattattattattattattaacatgaatatttGGGTCAGCTTACGATCTCGATTAATCCCATgagttctaaaattaacaattatgtaaGTTTCTGGTGGTTTTGAAAAGATTTGAACTcatgatcattaaaaaataaattcaaaatctgacCAATTAAATTACTTCTTGttattaaatctttatattaaCTTGATATAAATCAGGCATTCTTTAGCTTTTTATATGCGTAGCCCATTTCTATCCATTAATTTAATGTAGATACTTAAATTGTAATGctatgaagaatttttttttttgtgacaatTCTACAAATGAAAACTAGCATTGAGGGTGATGATGCTGAAAACTATGAAAGATGATGATGGCTACAACAATTATGACAAAATGGTTACGAGGCATGCAACTAAGACTTCtcttgtttttgtgattttcttgctATTGAGGGTGAAAATACCAAACTGGATATAGAATATAGAAAGTGAAATAGCTAATGATGTGAAGTTActtggtttttcctttttaattatttgttggaTAAAAAGGAatgaattattagaaaatatatataaaaaataataataatgttggattgttaataaaatagtatggcatttaatgcattaaaaaaccctaaacaagtaaagaaaagcccgagcccaataaaaaaaaaacctaattaaattGACACaagtttagttgattttgaaagaaaaaactgagATGAATCGAGGCGAACCAGTcagtttataattttaaaaaaatataaattttaattttgttgatttgttaaCTTAGAACAAATTGAACTGAAAATATTTACCTCTATTTAGTTGTCGAAAATCAAACTAGTAAATGATaagttttctatatttttattttaaaaaaaaaaattaaatgacacTTGTCCACTCtctaatattacaaaaaagacCTAATGCATGGGTTGTGCCTGTTTCTATGGGTCAGCTCATGAACCACGCCTTTTTTATAGATCAGACTTGTAGGTATGCCTAAGTActtgatctttttctttttttgttatttatttaatgtattttcaatcttttaaaattataatatatatatatatataaaagccttattttaccaaaaattttaaaaatttaagactattttttatttcagttcCACATGACacccctatttttttattttttgaaaaacatattttattgtttgatataaaaaaaaaaatctcatgcaCCTGGTTGacgtataattaaataaaagtaattttgaaaataaaattttttaaactcaTCAGAGTACATATTCAGATTACAAGTTTGATATATTAACTCATGTttatttgaggtttttttttgtttttttttcaaattcatcttttaacatgaaattgattaagaattggaCATCGTAATTTGTTTAGACTTGTTTTTAATGAGGTTATTATTAtctcatgactcgagtcatgGATATAGTTGATTAGCTCGAATTTGCCAAAGtcaattcaatttattattgtctcaatacttttataaaaaaacatggtctAATAtgtgttaaattttaaatttatggttatttttttctcatagaaaacacattaatgatatctaaatatatattttttgcattctaataaaacattatacaaccctctttcttttttattttttttattatcaaatttaataaaaaaataatttaaaaaaataaaattatcaaatacaatAGATTCATTATTCATGTTTATACAAATCtatctcttaattttcaattaaatccttagctattatcatgattttttatatttattatttcatatatttttttatctaattaattaaatgcatgtgtaaagtttttaatttacattattttttgaaaaaaaaatatatcaagggCACATGGTTAGTAGGaattaagttaaaatttacTCAAGAAGAATAACTGCTAGTATGTTTTTTATGGTGGTACCCACATAGGATCTTTGACACAGAcatgaatttcatttttctgttTCTATGCTGAGCTCTGCGCTGAACAGTTCTGTTCTCCTCTCCCTTTGTTagattcttttccttttccttttccttctttttatttatttatgtagcaGTAGTTGTTTTCAAGTTAAAGAGAGATCCACTTATCAAATTTAACTAGGTTTggacttgtttttgtttttgaagttgTTGCCTTCATCTtgtttctttgttcttcttctttttttaattaccacAGTTCTTGCCCATAATAAGCCATGAAAGAATGGCTAATTTTAACTTTAATCCGGGAAGTCTTTGATTCTCCTATGATGCTTTAAACTTCAAGTTGCTTGTGTTTTGAGCAACTTTTTAATgttgcaaaaaaagaaaaaaattgtcaacACCTCATTTGGGTAGGTGCCATCTTGTGTTGTGATGATTGTTTGAGGTAAGTGATGAATTTGGTATTTGGGTTTTGAGGGGTTTTGACAATTAAAGTTTGGTTCTTTGAGTTTTGAGTTAGAATGGAGGAGGTTGAGGAGG
Protein-coding sequences here:
- the LOC118044025 gene encoding receptor-like protein kinase ANXUR1, which produces MHSNIHALLSLACFALVFNALYVSGIGSQPRSLSLSCGSENGGTDGDGRKWESDVKYIAGNYPHARAQYQDSSIVSEVPYMDARIFISEVTYNLPIMLKTRYWLRLYFYPSEYSGLNITNSYFSVVAGGVTLLNNFSASITAQALTQAYLIKEYSLAPMNHQILNVTFKPADRPDAFAFINAIELVPMTDLFGSGTMVGFSDQNFDAVSANLETMYRLNVAGQYISPTKDSGNLTRTWYNDAPYLFGAATGVNLQTNESFKVQYGELTESVAPPDVYRTARGMGYHKDLNLAFNLTWLFQADANFTYVVRLHFCEFQLTKVNQKVFNIYINNQTAQVEPNAADIIGWTGEIGVPTYKDYAVFVKDRPGDEEIRVDLHPATYSKPEFYDATINGIEVFKMSDRDNNLAGPNPVLSEMQAQHIAKASNKKFQKDHKTLTIVGTAGGVGFFFVAAACIAAYRRKKIIPGFDSHTSSWLPVYGNSHTGTKSTISGKSTQSSHLSSLAQGLCRHFTLPEILRATKNFDDSNVIGVGGFGKVYKGVIDRTTKVAIKRSNPQSEQGVNEFMTEIEMLSKLRHKHLVSLIGFCDEDGEMCLVYDYMALGTMREHLYNTKKPRLSWKQRLEVCVGAARGLHYLHTGAKYTIIHRDVKSTNILLDENWVAKVSDFGLSKTGPDMDKGHVSTVVKGSFGYLDPEYFRRQQLTEKSDVYSFGVVLFEALCGRPALNPNLPKEQVSLADWALHCQRKGIIEDIIDPHVKGKITTECLKKFADTAEKCLAESGPDRPNMGDVLWNLELSLQLQDSPEGSKRSSEGEGSETSEESVRNRNLEMHYSNLSLGSNSEKTAESDDSVEIFSQIVNPKGR